In one window of Gymnogyps californianus isolate 813 chromosome 7, ASM1813914v2, whole genome shotgun sequence DNA:
- the FAM171B gene encoding protein FAM171B: protein MLTPLPWKTGRMPIYSSVTLSLFPQSQANVWLFEDTVLITGKLSDAKSQPSVQFPKFLIKLPTNHHITNVTAYLTVPEQFLKVDSFLYATGILLNKSGFKSMELAPLAAICVNVLLTGKELKVNGPIQITLPLPTSTVKSGDAIPAWTFDMKTGAWVSRGLGMVKEADGQLVWTYTAQHLGYWIAAPLPGTRESIISAVSKDITAYHTVFLTAILGGTVVIIIGFFAVLLCYCRDKCGRTQKKEKNTTKLEVIKKDQTTSTTHINHINAIKGSLKLEDKSQLYTPKISSYSPQRRMSVDMEDGKSRDNFKIYAEDASYQSSCQMGQSRNSAHSLEPNAGVRHLQQPKHSNTTISQAPRDIQDQNGYLSLKEEMYGLSHIPEHLMHIYSQPIAILQTSDLFHSPEQLHPAKSATLPRKGQLVYSPMMEPMNRDSYMQTLPKMPVHSHPQPSVCRDENSTLDSEEGLPSQTSNWGRYTNSLLESVSVPGTLNEAVVMTPFSSELQGISEQTLLELSKGKPSPHPRAWFVSLDGKPIAQVRHSFIDLKKGRKTESNDTSLDSGVDMNEHHPSRKLEREKTFIKNMPHSKILYLEDLDLSSSESGTTVCTPEDQAVRHILDGGNGPVVEQHDEEGLRRKTVSGSHESGIPSAKKRDRPSITKRDSKTNIWKKREERPLIPIN from the exons ATGTTAACACCTTTGCCTTGGAAGACTGGGAGAATGCCAA TATACTCATCTGTGACGCTTTCATTATTCCCACAAAGTCAAGCTAATGTATGGCTGTTTGAAGATACTGTCTTAATTACTGGAAAACTGTCTG ATGCCAAATCTCAACCAAGTGTTCAGTTTCCAAAATTTTTAATCAAGCTTCCAACAAATCACCATATTACAAATGTTACAGCCTATCTGACAGTGCCAGAGCAATTTTTGAAAGTGGACAGCTTTCTCTATGCAACAGGAATTCTTCTAAATAAATCAG GTTTCAAAAGCATGGAATTAGCTCCTCTTGCTGCAATATGCGTAAATGTTCTTTTGACTGGGAAAGAACTGAAAGTAAATGGTCCCATTCAGATTACACTTCCTCTTCCCACAAGTACTGTAAAATCAGGAGATGCTATACCTGCATGGACATTCGATATGAAAACTG gtgcttgGGTAAGCCGTGGGTTAGGAATGGTAAAGGAAGCAGATGGTCAATTAGTATGGACATATACTGCTCAACACTTAGGCTACTGGATAGCAGCTCCACTGCCTGGAACAAGAG AATCCATTATTAGTGCGGTTTCCAAGGACATAACAGCCTATCACACAGTGTTCCTTACGGCCATACTGGGAGGTACTGTTGTCATTATCATTggattttttgctgttcttctttGTTACTGCAG GGATAAATGTGGTCGGACacaaaagaaggagaaaaatacaactaaGCTGGAGGTCATAAAAAAAGACCAGACAACATCAACAACTCACATAAATCACATCAATGCTATCAAAGGGTCTTTAAAGTTGGAGGATAAGTCACAGTTATATACACCGAAGATTTCTTCATACAGCCCTCAAAGAAGGATGTCCGTAGACATGGAAGATGGAAAATCAcgagataattttaaaatctacgCAGAGGATGCTTCTTATCAGTCATCCTGTCAGATGGGTCAGTCAAGGAATTCAGCCCATTCATTGGAGCCTAATGCTGGAGTTAGGCATTTGCAGCAGCCAAAGCATAGTAACACTACTATTTCCCAGGCTCCTAGGGACATTCAAGACCAAAACGGATACCTTTCACTGAAAGAGGAGATGTATGGGCTTTCCCATATCCCAGAACATCTAATGCATATTTACAGTCAACCTATTGCCATTCTTCAAACCTCTGACCTTTTCCACTCCCCAGAACAATTGCATCCTGCTAAATCAGCAACTTTGCCAAGAAAAGGGCAGTTAGTATATAGCCCCATGATGGAACCCATGAATCGCGACAGTTACATGCAAACATTACCGAAAATGCCAGTGCACTCTCATCCACAGCCTTCTGTCTGCAGAGATGAAAACAGTACATTAGATAGTGAAGAGGGCTTACCTTCTCAAACGTCAAACTGGGGCCGGTATACTAATAGCTTACTGGAATCAGTCTCTGTTCCTGGGACATTGAATGAAGCAGTTGTAATGACTCCATTTTCATCTGAACTTCAAGGTATTTCAGAACAAACACTACTGGAACTCTCTAAAGGAAAACCATCTCCGCACCCTCGAGCATGGTTTGTGTCCTTGGATGGAAAGCCAATCGCTCAAGTGAGGCATTCTTTCATAGATCtgaaaaagggcagaaaaacagagagtAATGATACCAGTCTGGACTCTGGTGTGGACATGAATGAGCATCATCCTAGTAGGaaactggagagagagaaaactttcataaaaaatatgccACATTCTAAGATCCTTTACTTGGAAGATCTGGATCTGAGTAGCAGTGAAAGTGGGACCACTGTTTGCACTCCAGAGGACCAGGCTGTGAGGCACATTCTGGATGGAGGGAACGGGCCAGTTGTAGAACAGCATGATGAAGAAGGtctaagaagaaaaactgtatcAGGAAGTCATGAATCTGGTATCCCTTCTGCTAAAAAAAGGGATAGACCGTCTATCACaaaaagagacagcaaaaccaatat